In a genomic window of Helianthus annuus cultivar XRQ/B chromosome 10, HanXRQr2.0-SUNRISE, whole genome shotgun sequence:
- the LOC110882456 gene encoding probable LRR receptor-like serine/threonine-protein kinase At4g36180, which yields MASIAESVSVSLFFLLHLLSITATVAQTTYPSDVSALKAIKVAIDPTTIPDYSCLATWDFTYDPYTTPSSHFLCGCACVYDYRINMLYFDAIGYVGTLSPLVSELTGLESIDLSNNKFSGPIPTSLFSLPNLISLNLRNNSFSGTIPPIIPILGTLQILDLSSNLLSGPLPQTLSSRILIHLDLSFNNFRGPIPKLPRNVRELALKSNYLSGILPETSFSELVQLEAVDLSDNLLTGTIPGWFFLQPFLQRVNLSNNRFTGMEILKPNNSNFLDTIDAGYNKINGYLSTNFTVYHMLSSLSLRYNKLKGSIPKEFSRKTTLRTFFLDGNYLKGKPSKDFFSWKSSIVSGSFGDNFLKRCPKSSKLCSKSQKSSSICRNAYDGKVKV from the coding sequence ATGGCATCCATTGCAGAAAGCGTTAGCGTTTCTCTGTTCTTCCTCCTCCACCTCTTATCTATTACTGCCACCGTCGCCCAAACCACATACCCATCCGATGTCTCAGCCCTCAAAGCTATAAAGGTAGCCATCGATCCCACCACCATTCCTGATTACTCATGCTTGGCCACTTGGGACTTCACCTACGATCCCTACACCACTCCTAGCTCACACTTTCTCTGCGGCTGCGCATGCGTCTACGACTACCGAATCAATATGCTTTACTTCGATGCCATCGGTTACGTTGGAACTCTCTCCCCGCTCGTTTCCGAGCTCACTGGCCTAGAATCAATTGATCTCTCTAACAACAAATTCTCTGGCCCAATCCCtacctctctcttctctctcccaAACCTCATTTCACTCAATCTCCGCAACAACTCATTCTCCGGCACCATCCCACCCATCATTCCAATCCTGGGAACTCTCCAAATCCTAGATCTTTCTAGCAATTTGCTATCCGGGCCATTGCCACAAACATTGAGTTCTCGCATCTTAATTCATCTTGATCTTAGTTTCAATAACTTCAGAGGGCCAATCCCTAAACTCCCAAGAAATGTACGGGAACTCGCACTCAAATCCAATTATCTTTCCGGGATCCTACCAGAAACGTCATTTAGCGAGTTGGTTCAGTTGGAAGCTGTAGACCTTAGTGATAACTTGCTCACCGGAACAATCCCTGGCTGGTTCTTCCTCCAACCGTTCCTCCAGCGAGTTAATCTCTCTAATAACCGATTCACAGGTATGGAGATCTTAAAGCCCAACAACAGTAACTTCCTTGACACCATCGACGCCGGATACAATAAAATCAATGGGTACTTATCCACGAACTTCACGGTGTACCATATGTTGTCATCGCTGTCACTCCGATACAACAAGCTAAAAGGATCTATCCCGAAGGAGTTCAGCCGGAAGACGACGTTGAGGACCTTCTTTCTGGACGGAAATTACTTGAAAGGGAAGCCGTCGAAGGACTTTTTCTCCTGGAAATCATCGATTGTTTCCGGGAGCTTTGGGGACAATTTCCTGAAGAGGTGTCCAAAATCTTCCAAGCTATGCTCAAAATCACAGAAATCATCATCGATCTGCCGGAATGCATACGACGGGAAAGTGAAAGTGTGA
- the LOC110882455 gene encoding extensin-like — MVMIRVSHQQLLLAIDYVMIQWWTSLLLFFSILNKHTPPLILHPPHTQHTFHFLQPSTTHHQHQALPSLDQNDYQAPPPPLDYHREALPLSSWTTTNVTVKPDHHHCQAAPPRQAPPPPSSCSRQASSLRHHGTTTISHRQAPPPPSSSTTTVKLHHHRQAPSPATS; from the coding sequence ATGGTGATGATCCGTGTGAGCCACCAGCAGTTGCTCCTGGCCATTGATTATGTGATGATCCAATGGTGGACATCTCTCCTGCTCTTCTTCTCTATCTTAAACAAACACACACCTCCTCTCATTCTTCATCCTCCTCATACACAACACACATTCCATTTTCTCCAACCTTCAACTACACACCACCAACATCAAGCTCTACCATCGCTGGACCAAAACGACTATCAAGCTCCTCCACCACCACTGGACTACCACCGTGAAGCTCTGCCATTGTCAAGCTGGACCACCACCAATGTCACCGTCAAGCCGGACCACCACCACTGTCAAGCTGCACCACCACGTCAAGCTCCACCGCCACCGTCAAGCTGTTCCCGTCAAGCTTCGTCACTTCGCCACCACGGGACTACCACCATAAGCCATCGTCAAGCTCCACCACCACCGTCAAGCTCCACCACCACTGTCAAGCTGCACCACCACCGTCAAGCTCCTTCTCCGGCCACTAGCTAA